From Pan troglodytes isolate AG18354 chromosome 9, NHGRI_mPanTro3-v2.0_pri, whole genome shotgun sequence, the proteins below share one genomic window:
- the LOC107967350 gene encoding small nuclear ribonucleoprotein G-like: protein MNKAHSLKLKKRMDKLSLKLNGGRCVQGILWGFSHFMNLMIDECVKMAISGQQNNIRTVEIGGNSITTLKALEQV, encoded by the coding sequence ATGAACAAAGCTCACTCTCTCAAGTTGAAAAAACGTATGGACAAGTTGTCACTGAAATTAAATGGTGGTAGATGTGTCCAAGGAATACTGTGGGGATTCAGTCATTTTATGAATCTTATGATAGATGAATGTGTGAAGATGGCAATTAGTGGGCAACAGAACAATATTAGAACAGTGGAAATAGGAGGAAACAGTATCACCACGTTAAAAGCCTTGGAACAAGTCTAA